In Tenacibaculum pacificus, a single window of DNA contains:
- a CDS encoding metallophosphoesterase: MTNLTRRKFIKRGILASIGLVLLDSLWFEKYVIDWNYFDISKSEKDKIKIIQISDLHFDQLRYFHKSIAKKINSIKPDLIFITGDSVDKTEKIDSLNDFLQLIDNSIKKYAITGNWEYWGKVDLTKLKNTYSKNNCELLINENRTISIKNREISIIGIDDLVGGNADFEKAVENLKQTETNIVLSHCPEYRDIITKKKENLNINLVLSGHTHGGQITFLGIVPFKPQGSGKYLKGWYKESEPKMYISKGIGTSILPIRFGARAEMVEMEI; encoded by the coding sequence ATGACGAACTTAACCAGAAGAAAATTTATAAAAAGAGGAATTTTAGCCTCAATTGGATTAGTTCTTTTGGACTCACTTTGGTTTGAGAAATATGTAATTGACTGGAATTACTTTGACATCTCAAAATCGGAAAAAGACAAAATAAAAATCATTCAAATTTCGGATTTACATTTTGACCAATTAAGATATTTTCATAAATCTATTGCGAAAAAAATAAATTCAATTAAACCTGATTTAATATTTATAACTGGAGATTCTGTTGACAAAACCGAAAAAATAGATTCACTGAACGATTTTTTACAATTAATAGATAATTCTATCAAAAAGTATGCGATTACAGGAAATTGGGAATATTGGGGGAAAGTCGATTTGACAAAACTTAAAAATACTTATTCTAAAAATAATTGCGAATTATTAATAAACGAGAACAGAACTATTTCAATTAAAAATCGTGAAATCTCAATAATCGGAATTGACGATTTAGTTGGTGGAAATGCTGATTTCGAAAAAGCAGTTGAGAATCTAAAACAAACCGAAACCAATATCGTTTTATCACATTGCCCTGAATACAGAGATATAATTACAAAAAAGAAAGAGAATTTAAATATTAATTTAGTACTTTCTGGTCATACTCACGGAGGACAAATTACATTTTTAGGTATTGTTCCTTTTAAACCTCAAGGAAGTGGAAAATATTTAAAAGGTTGGTATAAAGAATCCGAACCGAAAATGTACATATCAAAAGGAATTGGAACAAGTATTTTACCAATTCGATTTGGAGCAAGAGCGGAAATGGTAGAAATGGAAATATAA
- a CDS encoding IS3 family transposase translates to MSKQAFYKRLKSYQIKQNNELILTQLVKQCRDRIGQKLGAKKLYHQLKIDIDKKGIKIGRDKFYNFLKSHRLLVPRTKNYHITTNSKHHFYKYKNLVSNKIPTRAEQLWVTDITYIKTEKGHNYLALVTDAYSKKIMGYKLDTHMRTSLCIDALKMAIKNRKYPNEKLIHHSDRGLQYCNPTYTLFAEKNGLIMSMTEKYDPYENAIAERINRTLKYEYGLKLTIKNTILAKKITKSAINIYNNLRPHLSLDLNTPKKVHINQNIEYKSYRRNKKNLELLTL, encoded by the coding sequence ATTAGTAAACAGGCCTTTTACAAACGATTAAAATCTTATCAAATAAAGCAAAATAACGAACTTATATTAACACAATTAGTCAAACAATGTCGTGATAGAATTGGTCAGAAATTAGGGGCTAAAAAACTATATCATCAATTAAAAATTGATATCGATAAAAAAGGAATAAAAATAGGGCGAGACAAGTTCTATAATTTCTTAAAAAGCCATAGATTACTAGTGCCTAGAACAAAAAACTATCATATTACAACGAATTCTAAACATCATTTTTATAAGTATAAAAACCTTGTATCAAACAAAATCCCGACAAGAGCGGAACAACTTTGGGTAACAGATATTACCTATATAAAAACAGAAAAAGGACATAATTATTTAGCTTTAGTAACAGATGCATATTCTAAGAAAATAATGGGGTATAAATTAGACACACATATGAGAACATCGCTTTGTATAGATGCACTCAAAATGGCTATCAAAAATCGAAAATATCCGAATGAAAAACTAATTCATCATTCAGATAGAGGACTACAATATTGCAATCCGACTTATACCTTATTTGCTGAAAAAAATGGTTTAATTATGAGTATGACTGAAAAATATGATCCATATGAAAATGCTATCGCTGAAAGAATTAATAGAACTTTAAAATATGAATATGGTTTGAAACTAACAATTAAAAACACTATTTTAGCAAAGAAAATTACAAAAAGTGCTATTAATATTTATAACAACCTTCGTCCACATTTAAGTCTCGATTTAAATACTCCTAAGAAGGTTCATATAAATCAAAATATCGAATATAAATCATATCGAAGAAATAAAAAAAATCTGGAATTATTAACCTTATAA
- a CDS encoding helix-turn-helix domain-containing protein, giving the protein MDTKTKLPCRKKNYNKVGFELKLFIIDQIHNGRISVNYAAKKYDISRATIQYWIKKYSTFEQKKLSMSKQDEIKKLKEKIEELEFVKDFQQDIIADMEIITGVDMSKKSLPKTLAEEIQKKKQNRLKENG; this is encoded by the coding sequence ATGGACACAAAGACAAAACTACCCTGCCGAAAAAAGAACTACAATAAAGTAGGTTTTGAACTCAAATTATTCATCATTGACCAAATTCATAATGGACGTATTTCTGTTAATTACGCCGCTAAAAAATACGATATTTCTAGAGCTACAATTCAGTACTGGATCAAAAAATATAGTACTTTTGAACAAAAAAAATTAAGCATGAGTAAACAAGATGAAATCAAAAAACTCAAAGAGAAAATTGAAGAACTAGAATTTGTAAAAGATTTTCAACAAGATATTATCGCTGATATGGAAATCATTACTGGTGTCGATATGTCAAAAAAGTCATTGCCCAAAACATTAGCAGAAGAGATTCAAAAAAAGAAGCAAAACCGTTTAAAAGAAAATGGTTAA
- a CDS encoding type II toxin-antitoxin system HigB family toxin — MRIISRRTLREFWEKHADSEQQLKAWYRETEKANWKNINELKIEYPSASVLKDNRIVFNIKGNNYRLIVKMNFEFQVSWILFIGTHAEYDKINANKL; from the coding sequence GTGAGAATAATATCAAGAAGAACACTACGAGAATTTTGGGAAAAACACGCTGATAGTGAACAACAATTAAAAGCTTGGTATCGTGAAACAGAAAAAGCAAATTGGAAAAATATAAATGAATTAAAAATTGAATATCCTAGCGCTAGTGTTTTAAAAGACAATAGAATAGTTTTCAATATTAAAGGAAATAATTATAGACTCATTGTTAAAATGAATTTTGAATTTCAAGTATCTTGGATTCTATTTATTGGAACTCATGCAGAATATGATAAGATTAATGCTAACAAATTATAA
- a CDS encoding IS3 family transposase — MSKQAFYKRLKSYQIKQNNELILTQLVKQCRDRIGQKLGAKKLYHQLKIDIDKKGIKIGRDKFYNFLRSHRLLVPRTKNYHITTNSKHHFYKYKNLVSNKIPTRAEQLWVTDITYIKTEKGHNYLALVTDAYSKKIMGYKLDTHMRTSLCIDALKMAIKNRKYPNEKLIHHSDRGLQYCNPTYTLFAEKNGLIMSMTEKYDPYENAIAERINRTLKYEYGLKLTIKNTILAKKITKSAINIYNNLRPHLSLDLNTPKKVHINQNIEYKSYRRNKKNLELLTL, encoded by the coding sequence ATTAGTAAACAGGCCTTTTACAAACGATTAAAATCTTATCAAATAAAGCAAAATAACGAACTTATATTAACACAATTAGTCAAACAATGTCGTGATAGAATTGGTCAGAAATTAGGGGCTAAAAAACTATATCATCAATTAAAAATTGATATCGATAAAAAAGGAATAAAAATAGGGCGAGACAAGTTCTATAATTTCTTAAGAAGCCATAGATTACTAGTACCTAGAACAAAAAACTATCATATTACAACGAATTCTAAACATCATTTTTATAAGTATAAAAACCTTGTATCAAACAAAATCCCGACAAGAGCGGAACAACTTTGGGTAACAGATATTACCTATATAAAAACAGAAAAAGGTCATAATTATTTAGCTTTAGTAACAGATGCATATTCTAAGAAAATAATGGGGTATAAATTAGACACACATATGAGAACATCGCTTTGTATAGATGCACTCAAAATGGCTATCAAAAATCGAAAATATCCGAATGAAAAACTAATTCATCATTCAGATAGAGGACTACAATATTGCAATCCGACTTATACCCTATTTGCTGAAAAAAATGGTTTAATTATGAGTATGACTGAAAAATATGATCCATATGAAAATGCTATCGCTGAAAGAATTAATAGAACTTTAAAATATGAATATGGTTTGAAACTAACAATTAAAAACACTATTTTAGCAAAGAAAATTACAAAAAGTGCTATTAATATTTATAACAACCTTCGTCCACATTTAAGTCTCGATTTAAATACTCCTAAGAAGGTTCATATAAATCAAAATATCGAATATAAATCATATCGAAGAAATAAAAAAAATCTGGAATTATTAACCTTATAA
- a CDS encoding helix-turn-helix domain-containing protein, with product MQIKPIKNETDYQEALNRLELIFEATKGTKKGDELEILTILIDKYENENFPIGMPDPIEAIKFRMEQMGMKQKDLAELVGFKSRVSEILNKKRKLTLKMIRKISDSLHIPTDVLIQEYIVE from the coding sequence ATGCAAATTAAACCTATAAAAAACGAAACAGATTACCAGGAAGCTCTTAATAGACTTGAATTAATTTTTGAAGCAACAAAAGGAACAAAAAAAGGAGATGAACTTGAAATACTTACTATTCTAATTGACAAATATGAAAATGAAAATTTTCCAATTGGAATGCCTGATCCTATTGAAGCTATTAAATTCAGAATGGAACAAATGGGAATGAAACAAAAAGATCTTGCTGAACTTGTTGGTTTTAAAAGTAGAGTAAGTGAAATTTTAAATAAAAAACGAAAACTAACTTTAAAAATGATTAGGAAAATTAGTGATTCGTTACATATACCTACTGATGTCTTAATACAAGAATATATTGTAGAATAA
- a CDS encoding helix-turn-helix domain-containing protein, which translates to MDTKTKLPCRKKNYNKVGFELKLFIIDQIHNGRISVNYAAKKYDISRATIQYWIKKYSTFEQKKLGMSKQDEIKKLKEKIEELEFVKDFQQDIIADMEIITGVDMSKKSLPKTLAEEIQKKKQNRLKENG; encoded by the coding sequence ATGGACACAAAGACAAAACTACCCTGCCGAAAAAAGAACTACAATAAAGTAGGTTTTGAACTCAAATTATTCATCATTGACCAAATTCATAATGGACGTATTTCTGTTAATTACGCCGCTAAAAAATACGATATTTCTAGAGCTACAATTCAGTACTGGATCAAAAAATATAGTACTTTTGAACAAAAAAAATTAGGCATGAGTAAACAAGATGAAATCAAAAAACTCAAAGAGAAAATTGAAGAACTAGAATTTGTAAAAGATTTTCAACAAGATATTATCGCTGATATGGAAATCATTACTGGTGTCGATATGTCAAAAAAGTCATTGCCCAAAACATTAGCAGAAGAGATTCAAAAAAAGAAGCAAAACCGTTTAAAAGAAAATGGTTAA